The proteins below come from a single Candidatus Omnitrophota bacterium genomic window:
- the alaS gene encoding alanine--tRNA ligase, with protein sequence MKADLLREKFPIFFKAKKHKIVESDSLIPKDDPTVLFTPAGMNQFKRQFLGHLTGFSRAASSQRCLRTDDLDKVGKTPSHHTFFEMLGNFSFGDYFKEEAITWAWEFLTEELKIKEDKLWVSVYKDDDESYNIWKDKIKVPVNKIVKLGDKENFWPSEAKANGPNGPCGPCSEIFFDQGAGCGKPGCGPACSCGRFPEIWNLVFTQFNRKADGKLEPLPKKNIDTGMGLERLAAVMQGVPNNFETDLFQPIVKEIVSKCQSVKVSDKEFIYAVSDHIRAIVFAIYDGVLPSNEGRGYVVRKIIRKSMLHLRALGIAKPFLYKLTPLLSDIMKLPYPELDKRKENISQIILAEENNFISTLDSSSVLFEEKFKGFSNKQDAQRAGRLAFQLYDTYGIPLELTRGWLEKAGINFSQEAFDKELGEQKNRSKLQSRMKGDVFDIKELHLAGAKTSFLGYSKYETKAKVIKIIKDNTPVKKISAGEEARIILDKTVLYPESGGQVGDTGELIKGKNVFQITGTRKFDNVIVHKGRVKTGSFRTTDELMSCVDIKRRLSIARNHTATHLLQAALRVILGAHVQQQGSLVAEDRLRFDFTHFKDVTREQLDRIEGLVNNYIVNNTCLKAKTLTLAEAKRQGALAFFTEKYAEKVRMVAIGDFSKELCGGTHLECTGQIGLFKIVNEGSIASGIRRIEALTGDCAYKALKEEENILADISSLLNVPSQKITQELEKKLFQIKELEKKLSYRKTDMLRASIDNYIKEGEIINGINVIARFIEGQDMDALRKAVDLIKAKEKSVIVALGTTTSVGGALLVTGTNLNTQILDIDSAKIIKAIAPEIGGSGGGRKDFAQAGGNKPENFPQAFKKLKEIIRELK encoded by the coding sequence ATGAAAGCGGATTTATTAAGAGAAAAATTCCCCATCTTTTTTAAAGCTAAAAAGCATAAAATCGTAGAAAGCGATTCGCTTATCCCCAAGGACGACCCTACCGTATTATTTACTCCTGCCGGAATGAACCAATTCAAGAGGCAATTCCTGGGGCATTTAACCGGTTTTAGCCGCGCTGCCAGCAGCCAGCGCTGCCTGCGCACCGATGATTTAGATAAGGTAGGCAAGACCCCGTCTCACCATACCTTTTTTGAGATGCTGGGAAATTTTTCTTTCGGGGACTATTTTAAGGAAGAGGCAATTACCTGGGCGTGGGAGTTCCTGACCGAAGAGCTTAAGATTAAAGAAGATAAACTCTGGGTTTCTGTATATAAAGACGATGATGAATCGTATAACATATGGAAAGATAAAATAAAGGTTCCGGTAAATAAAATCGTAAAATTAGGCGATAAAGAAAATTTCTGGCCATCAGAAGCCAAAGCTAACGGCCCAAATGGGCCATGCGGGCCATGTTCTGAGATATTCTTTGACCAGGGCGCAGGTTGCGGGAAGCCTGGCTGCGGCCCGGCTTGCAGTTGCGGCAGGTTCCCGGAAATATGGAATTTAGTGTTTACACAATTTAACCGCAAAGCAGACGGAAAATTAGAACCTTTACCCAAAAAGAATATTGACACGGGTATGGGGCTGGAAAGATTGGCAGCGGTTATGCAGGGGGTGCCGAATAATTTTGAAACGGATTTATTCCAACCCATAGTGAAAGAGATAGTGTCAAAGTGTCAAAGTGTCAAAGTGTCAGATAAGGAATTTATTTATGCTGTTAGTGACCATATACGTGCCATTGTTTTTGCTATTTATGATGGCGTATTGCCTTCTAATGAAGGCCGCGGGTATGTAGTAAGAAAAATAATCCGTAAAAGCATGCTGCATTTAAGGGCGTTAGGGATAGCTAAACCTTTTCTTTATAAATTAACCCCTCTTTTATCCGATATTATGAAGTTGCCATATCCAGAGTTGGATAAACGTAAAGAAAATATCTCCCAGATTATTCTGGCTGAAGAGAATAATTTTATTTCTACTTTAGATTCTAGCAGCGTTTTGTTTGAAGAAAAATTTAAGGGTTTTAGTAATAAGCAGGACGCGCAAAGGGCCGGCAGGCTTGCCTTTCAGTTGTACGATACCTACGGGATACCTTTAGAGTTAACCAGGGGTTGGCTGGAGAAAGCCGGCATAAATTTCTCGCAGGAGGCATTTGATAAGGAATTAGGAGAGCAGAAAAACCGTTCTAAATTACAGAGTCGGATGAAAGGCGATGTCTTTGATATTAAAGAATTGCATTTAGCAGGCGCTAAGACTAGTTTTCTGGGTTACTCCAAATACGAGACAAAGGCAAAGGTTATCAAGATTATTAAAGATAATACTCCGGTAAAAAAAATAAGCGCGGGCGAAGAGGCCCGGATAATTTTAGATAAAACCGTTCTTTACCCTGAATCCGGCGGCCAGGTAGGCGATACGGGTGAATTGATAAAAGGGAAGAATGTCTTTCAGATAACCGGTACCCGTAAATTTGATAATGTTATTGTGCATAAAGGAAGGGTAAAAACCGGAAGTTTTAGAACCACAGATGAGTTAATGTCCTGTGTGGATATTAAACGCAGGCTATCCATAGCCAGAAATCATACTGCCACACACCTATTGCAGGCAGCATTACGCGTAATTTTGGGAGCGCATGTGCAACAGCAAGGTTCATTAGTAGCCGAAGATAGATTACGTTTTGACTTTACGCATTTTAAGGATGTGACTAGGGAACAGTTGGATAGAATAGAAGGATTAGTCAATAACTACATAGTAAATAATACGTGCTTGAAGGCAAAGACGCTGACCCTCGCAGAGGCTAAAAGACAAGGGGCATTGGCATTCTTTACGGAGAAATACGCAGAAAAGGTGCGTATGGTAGCAATCGGAGATTTCTCTAAAGAACTCTGCGGCGGAACACACCTTGAATGCACCGGCCAAATCGGGCTCTTTAAGATAGTTAACGAGGGGTCGATAGCCAGCGGGATAAGAAGGATAGAAGCGCTTACAGGAGATTGTGCCTATAAGGCGCTTAAGGAAGAAGAGAATATCCTGGCTGATATTTCTTCTCTTTTAAATGTCCCTAGCCAAAAGATAACCCAGGAATTAGAGAAGAAGCTATTTCAGATAAAAGAACTGGAAAAAAAGCTAAGTTACCGCAAGACGGATATGCTTAGAGCCTCAATAGATAATTATATTAAAGAGGGAGAAATTATTAACGGTATTAATGTTATCGCCCGTTTTATTGAAGGCCAGGATATGGACGCCTTAAGAAAGGCCGTGGATTTAATCAAAGCGAAGGAAAAAAGCGTTATCGTTGCCTTAGGGACAACTACTTCCGTTGGAGGGGCCCTGTTGGTT
- a CDS encoding regulatory protein RecX — protein MDKDKGLLEKAKNYAFLLLKFRPRSEQEIRQRLKKKKFTPGIIEETLSFLKDKAFIDDNHFARAWIESRIKRPLGIRRLRQELQVKGVDKEIIENQINEIKKNYPEKEIVTRIIQDKLNKAKGSDPQKIKRRIYACLLRRGFSPGIILEALNQ, from the coding sequence GTGGATAAGGATAAAGGTTTATTGGAAAAGGCAAAAAATTACGCCTTTTTGCTGCTTAAATTCAGGCCGCGTAGCGAGCAGGAGATTCGCCAACGGCTGAAAAAGAAAAAATTCACCCCCGGGATTATAGAAGAAACCCTTTCTTTTTTAAAAGACAAGGCCTTTATTGACGATAATCATTTTGCCAGGGCCTGGATTGAATCGCGCATAAAAAGGCCGTTAGGGATAAGGAGGCTAAGGCAGGAATTACAGGTAAAAGGCGTTGATAAAGAAATCATTGAGAACCAGATAAACGAAATCAAAAAAAACTATCCTGAAAAGGAGATAGTTACGCGGATTATCCAAGATAAACTCAATAAAGCAAAAGGCAGCGATCCCCAAAAAATAAAAAGGCGTATCTATGCATGCCTTTTACGCCGCGGTTTTTCTCCCGGTATAATTTTAGAGGCATTGAATCAATAA
- a CDS encoding Do family serine endopeptidase, which yields MKKKIIFFAITLLLGLTMGVISTAKLNLFSPAESQEAKNPSLEGSGMEDAVVNVANIAGKAVVSISTEHTAKIGGGKRFYFNSPFGQEAPFGEDEFFRRFFDEFFGEMPQKEYKQMGLGSGVIIDAEGYILTNEHVVNDADKINVILPDGREFKGELKGKDLRSDLAVIKINARNLPIASLGDSDNLKIGQWVVAIGNPFGFAMQNSEPTVTVGVISALHRSLGRTVSRERDYNDLIQTDTAINPGNSGGPLVNLKGEIVGINVAIFSTSGGYQGIGFAIPINSAKRIISRLIEGKKIMYGWLGVTVQDLTEDLAKHFGLADKNGVLVAKTLENSPAEKGGIKEGDIIKEFDNKRVNNVRELLSIVGKEEVGQKVKLNVIRDKHPVSLEVVIGERPQDLEEKEEAAVEKAQDKWRGLAVEDLNPENIKRFGIEEKRGVVVIDVESNSPVDEAGIIPGDVILELNRQEVNNLADYQKLTKGLKGDCLVKTDRGFFLIKAGG from the coding sequence ATGAAGAAAAAAATAATATTCTTCGCGATAACTTTATTACTGGGCTTAACTATGGGGGTCATTTCTACCGCTAAGTTGAATCTTTTTTCGCCCGCAGAGAGCCAGGAAGCAAAAAACCCTTCTCTTGAAGGTTCCGGGATGGAAGATGCGGTAGTTAATGTGGCGAATATTGCCGGTAAGGCAGTAGTATCTATCAGCACAGAGCATACGGCAAAGATCGGGGGAGGCAAGAGGTTTTATTTTAATTCTCCCTTTGGACAAGAAGCGCCTTTTGGGGAAGACGAGTTTTTCCGCCGGTTCTTTGATGAATTTTTTGGCGAGATGCCGCAGAAAGAATATAAACAAATGGGCCTGGGTTCCGGCGTAATCATTGATGCCGAAGGCTACATTCTGACTAATGAGCATGTGGTTAATGATGCCGATAAAATAAACGTGATTTTACCCGACGGGAGAGAGTTTAAGGGCGAATTAAAGGGCAAGGATTTGCGTTCGGATTTAGCCGTCATCAAAATAAACGCGCGTAATTTACCCATAGCATCTTTAGGGGATTCGGATAATTTAAAAATCGGGCAGTGGGTAGTGGCTATCGGTAACCCTTTTGGCTTTGCCATGCAGAATTCCGAGCCTACGGTAACCGTAGGAGTCATCAGCGCACTGCACCGCTCCTTAGGCAGGACTGTTTCCCGCGAGCGGGATTATAATGACCTGATCCAGACCGACACTGCCATAAATCCCGGTAATTCAGGAGGGCCCTTAGTCAATCTTAAAGGCGAAATAGTGGGCATTAATGTGGCTATATTCTCTACAAGCGGCGGTTATCAGGGCATAGGTTTTGCCATACCCATTAATAGCGCTAAAAGAATCATTTCGCGGCTGATTGAAGGTAAAAAGATAATGTATGGCTGGTTAGGCGTAACTGTGCAGGATTTAACCGAAGACCTGGCTAAACATTTCGGGTTAGCCGATAAAAACGGTGTTTTAGTAGCCAAGACCCTGGAGAATAGCCCGGCAGAGAAAGGCGGCATAAAAGAAGGCGATATTATCAAAGAATTCGATAATAAGCGGGTTAATAACGTAAGGGAGTTGTTGAGTATCGTCGGAAAAGAAGAAGTCGGCCAGAAGGTAAAATTAAACGTTATCCGGGATAAGCATCCCGTATCTTTAGAGGTAGTCATAGGCGAAAGGCCCCAGGACTTAGAGGAAAAGGAAGAGGCCGCCGTTGAAAAAGCGCAGGATAAATGGCGCGGCTTAGCCGTAGAAGATTTAAACCCGGAAAACATCAAGCGCTTTGGGATTGAGGAGAAGAGAGGCGTAGTAGTGATAGATGTGGAATCAAACAGCCCGGTAGATGAAGCAGGTATAATTCCCGGGGATGTAATTTTAGAGCTGAATAGACAAGAAGTCAATAACCTTGCGGATTACCAGAAGCTAACCAAAGGCTTAAAAGGCGATTGCCTGGTAAAAACCGACAGGGGATTCTTTCTGATAAAAGCGGGTGGATAA
- the recA gene encoding recombinase RecA, translating to MSDRQKALELALSQIEKQFGKGSIMKLGGDIKVDVEAIPTGALTLDVALGVGGLPRGRVIEIFGPEASGKTTLTLSVIKEIQKKGGVAAFIDAEHAFDSTYAKIIGVNLDELLISQPDTGEQALEIAETLVRSNAVDMVVIDSVAALTPRAEIEGEMGDSHMGLQARLMSQALRKLTAAISKSRTCVIFINQIREKIGVMFGSPETTPGGRALKFYASVRLDLRRIATLKSGDMVIGNRVRARVVKNKVAPPFREAEFEIMHNEGIVKPGSVIDAAVNLEIIEKTGTWLSFGGEKLGQGRDQAVKALREKPKLQEEIEKEIRKKISLA from the coding sequence ATTTCTGACCGTCAAAAAGCACTGGAATTGGCGCTCTCCCAGATAGAAAAACAATTCGGTAAAGGTTCAATTATGAAGCTGGGCGGGGACATAAAAGTAGACGTAGAGGCCATCCCTACGGGCGCGCTTACTTTGGATGTTGCCTTAGGCGTAGGCGGCCTTCCCCGCGGCAGGGTAATCGAGATTTTCGGTCCAGAGGCTTCAGGTAAGACTACGCTCACCTTAAGCGTAATCAAGGAAATTCAGAAGAAAGGCGGAGTTGCTGCTTTTATTGATGCCGAACACGCCTTTGATTCTACTTATGCTAAGATTATCGGGGTAAATTTAGACGAACTTTTGATTTCTCAGCCGGACACCGGAGAACAGGCGCTGGAGATTGCCGAGACATTAGTGCGTTCAAATGCCGTAGATATGGTGGTGATTGATTCCGTAGCCGCGCTTACTCCCCGCGCGGAAATAGAAGGCGAGATGGGAGATTCGCATATGGGTTTGCAGGCCCGGCTGATGTCGCAGGCACTGCGTAAACTTACCGCGGCCATCAGCAAGTCGCGCACCTGCGTGATTTTTATTAATCAGATCAGGGAAAAAATCGGCGTAATGTTTGGTTCGCCGGAAACCACGCCCGGGGGACGGGCACTAAAATTTTATGCCTCTGTAAGGCTGGATTTAAGAAGGATTGCTACCCTAAAATCCGGCGATATGGTTATCGGCAACCGGGTCAGGGCCAGGGTAGTTAAAAACAAAGTAGCCCCTCCTTTTCGCGAGGCAGAATTTGAAATCATGCATAATGAAGGCATTGTCAAGCCCGGCAGCGTTATAGATGCCGCGGTGAATTTAGAAATTATCGAGAAAACCGGGACCTGGCTTTCTTTTGGAGGCGAGAAGCTTGGCCAAGGAAGAGACCAGGCAGTAAAGGCGCTGAGAGAAAAACCAAAATTACAGGAAGAGATAGAAAAAGAAATCCGTAAGAAAATCTCCTTAGCATAA
- a CDS encoding sensor domain-containing diguanylate cyclase — protein sequence MEEINKIKQEIERTKTELAILYEISNAMRTTLKLDEILYIILTGVTAHIGLGFNRAILFLVNEKNSVIEGKMGIGPGDGEEANQIWTRVEREQMDLDDLINAYKVSKDILESSFNQQIRALKMPLKEQNGGLLALGVLEGMPLHLTAETIQNYSKDPIIRILKADELVVIPLKAKDKVNGIILADNFITKKPITKDDIRMLIMLANQAGLAVENSQLYEKAVIRAHTDLLTELYNHGHFQYLLSTEIEKAKASSLPLSLIMLDIDNFKVYNDALGHQAGDKILKALALLLKNQSRKMDYVCRYGGEEFTIILPQTEKKEAFLIAERLRMDIEKYTFINEEILPNKKLTVSMGLGSYPENGATASDLITSSDQALYQAKHKGKNNTCCC from the coding sequence ATGGAAGAGATAAATAAAATCAAACAAGAAATCGAGCGCACCAAAACCGAACTGGCTATCCTTTATGAAATATCCAATGCCATGCGTACCACTCTTAAGCTGGATGAAATACTCTACATTATCCTGACCGGGGTCACCGCGCATATAGGATTGGGGTTTAACCGCGCCATCCTCTTTTTAGTCAACGAAAAAAATAGTGTTATCGAAGGTAAAATGGGTATTGGCCCGGGAGACGGCGAAGAAGCTAATCAAATCTGGACCAGGGTAGAACGCGAGCAGATGGATTTAGACGACCTGATTAATGCTTATAAGGTTTCTAAGGATATCCTGGAATCCAGCTTCAACCAGCAGATACGCGCCCTGAAGATGCCCTTAAAAGAACAAAATGGCGGATTACTGGCTTTGGGGGTACTGGAGGGCATGCCTTTGCATCTAACCGCTGAAACCATACAAAACTATAGTAAGGATCCTATTATACGGATATTAAAGGCTGATGAGTTGGTAGTAATCCCCCTGAAAGCAAAGGATAAAGTAAACGGAATAATTTTAGCAGATAATTTTATTACTAAAAAGCCTATTACCAAAGATGATATACGCATGCTGATTATGCTGGCTAACCAGGCGGGTCTAGCCGTTGAGAATTCACAACTTTACGAAAAAGCCGTTATCCGCGCCCATACTGACTTGCTTACCGAACTTTATAATCATGGGCATTTCCAGTACCTTTTATCTACAGAGATAGAGAAGGCAAAGGCGAGTTCCCTTCCTTTAAGCCTGATTATGCTGGATATCGATAATTTTAAGGTCTATAACGATGCGCTCGGGCATCAGGCCGGGGATAAAATCTTAAAGGCGCTGGCGTTGCTGCTAAAGAACCAATCCCGCAAAATGGATTATGTCTGCCGTTACGGCGGGGAGGAATTTACCATTATCCTGCCGCAGACGGAAAAAAAAGAGGCGTTCTTAATCGCTGAACGCCTGAGGATGGATATTGAAAAATACACCTTTATCAATGAAGAAATCCTGCCTAATAAAAAATTAACCGTGAGTATGGGTTTGGGTTCTTACCCGGAAAACGGGGCTACTGCCTCTGATTTAATCACCAGTTCTGACCAAGCCCTCTATCAGGCCAAGCATAAAGGAAAAAATAATACCTGCTGTTGTTAA
- a CDS encoding AAA family ATPase: MYFKKLEIVGFKSFLNKTVLHFEPGVTAVVGPNGCGKSNIFDSIRWVLGEQSVKSLRGSDMQDVIFNGTDIKEPLSMAEVSLTFDNDQKYFSIDHDEVTITRRIFRSGESEYLLNKTQVRLKDILDLLMGTGIGAESYSLVEQGKIDLVLSSRPEDRRLVFDEAAGITKYKVQKREAMRKLEETQQNLLRVNDIITEVKRQIGSLERQANKARRYKEAFEELKQKEISLALWDKNQLALEKDNIINQLKELQVAEDRLLSIIQGHESKNSDQRGELKAMEEAIMAIKNQIMTLENSILANKERVNFNQEKIKELDVSQKHLEGQIEQTKKRLSLDEEKLNNLKNERNAINQTIEEKRLFLQDKEGRLSNITLSTKNSLEAIAKTNRSILGLVTKFTQVKNEIADLTGKQHIYSARKKRLEIEKIKVNEEKAKIQDNLDNLNQELKELEKDFQDLSSKISDAKDKLQRETQGLNNLNTDISNLEREKSGLLSHKEFLDKLKTKYEDISESMNAQIYLDRQPSDKITALVIKIKDPSGSTLDGRLIEGAKFKLYGEAKPIDLDAQKINQKLSILEDSLRAMEGAKTASQARIAELNQAIFHLQEALRNQEITLANKKASHQAVLEQFNKIRDEEEVIVLELSEVGQDLSSLENTLVGLQTQAAELDKEQKGHEELILKEQNNINANHSLKEQTLVAITQAKTELEGLSKRIDSEGATLKILEDTCQQDKESLLNFEEQVKENADKQQQLALEIKNSEGRIEQAQLDIQEQNNLLKETEDKYRGINEGVSDAVGKVEADRKELDNIKNKLYELQMQNKDVDFKITSLKERILQSYKADLDMPCNSLQEAIDKDTLSQEIEKLKDRLDSYGTVNLVAIEEYDELKKRYDFLTQQQNDLVTARESVHEAILKINRTTKKMFLETFEKVRLEFKNYFRLLFNGGDAQVFLVDEQDPLESGIEIICRPPGKKLQNVLLLSGGEKSMSAIALIFAIFKVKPSPFCVLDEIDAALDEANVDRFGRMLQEFIRTSQFIVITHNKKTIANADVMYGITMEESGVSKIVSVKFGGSKAVKDKEADVAVVEPAGA; the protein is encoded by the coding sequence ATGTATTTCAAAAAACTGGAGATAGTGGGTTTCAAGTCATTTTTGAATAAAACCGTTTTACATTTTGAACCCGGGGTTACTGCGGTAGTCGGCCCAAACGGCTGCGGGAAATCCAATATCTTTGATTCTATACGCTGGGTTCTGGGCGAGCAGTCAGTAAAGTCGCTACGCGGCTCGGATATGCAGGATGTGATTTTTAACGGCACGGATATTAAAGAGCCCTTAAGCATGGCAGAAGTCAGCCTCACCTTTGATAATGACCAGAAATATTTCAGTATTGATCATGATGAGGTGACCATTACTAGAAGGATCTTCAGGTCAGGCGAGAGCGAATACCTGTTAAATAAAACCCAGGTGCGGCTTAAGGATATCCTGGATTTGCTGATGGGTACCGGCATTGGGGCTGAAAGTTATTCTCTGGTAGAGCAGGGAAAGATAGATTTAGTCTTAAGTTCCCGGCCGGAAGACAGGCGCCTGGTTTTTGATGAGGCCGCAGGGATTACTAAATATAAGGTTCAAAAAAGAGAGGCAATGAGGAAATTAGAAGAAACCCAACAGAACCTTTTAAGGGTCAATGATATCATTACGGAAGTAAAACGCCAGATCGGCTCTTTAGAGCGCCAGGCCAATAAGGCGCGCCGGTATAAAGAAGCCTTTGAGGAATTAAAACAAAAAGAAATCAGCCTGGCCCTATGGGATAAGAACCAATTGGCCTTAGAAAAAGATAATATCATAAACCAGCTGAAGGAATTGCAGGTAGCAGAAGACCGGCTTTTAAGCATCATCCAGGGGCATGAATCAAAGAATAGCGACCAACGCGGTGAACTAAAAGCCATGGAAGAGGCGATCATGGCCATAAAAAATCAAATCATGACCCTGGAGAACTCTATTTTAGCCAATAAAGAGCGCGTCAATTTTAACCAAGAAAAGATAAAGGAATTAGACGTAAGCCAGAAGCACCTAGAGGGGCAGATTGAGCAGACCAAGAAGAGGCTCTCGCTGGATGAAGAAAAATTAAATAATTTAAAGAACGAACGCAATGCGATAAACCAAACCATTGAAGAAAAAAGGCTCTTCCTGCAGGATAAAGAAGGGCGGCTGAGCAATATAACCTTATCCACTAAAAATTCCCTGGAGGCTATTGCTAAAACCAATAGAAGCATTCTTGGGCTGGTTACTAAATTTACGCAGGTTAAAAATGAGATTGCTGATTTAACCGGCAAGCAGCACATTTATTCAGCGCGTAAAAAGAGGCTGGAAATCGAAAAGATAAAGGTCAATGAAGAAAAGGCGAAGATTCAGGATAATCTGGATAATCTCAACCAAGAACTAAAAGAGCTGGAAAAAGACTTCCAGGATTTAAGTTCGAAGATATCCGATGCTAAGGATAAATTACAGCGGGAAACCCAGGGCCTGAATAACTTAAATACAGACATCTCTAATTTAGAAAGAGAAAAGTCGGGTTTGTTGTCCCACAAAGAATTCCTGGATAAGCTAAAGACAAAATACGAAGATATCAGTGAATCCATGAATGCGCAGATTTATTTAGACAGGCAGCCATCGGATAAAATAACCGCTTTAGTAATAAAAATAAAAGATCCATCCGGCTCGACGTTGGATGGCCGACTTATCGAAGGCGCAAAATTTAAATTATACGGAGAAGCTAAACCCATTGATTTGGATGCGCAGAAAATTAACCAGAAATTATCTATACTTGAAGACAGCCTAAGGGCCATGGAGGGCGCTAAGACAGCAAGCCAGGCGCGTATCGCAGAATTAAATCAGGCTATCTTTCATCTTCAGGAGGCCTTACGTAACCAGGAAATAACCTTAGCCAATAAAAAAGCATCTCATCAGGCAGTCCTGGAGCAGTTTAATAAAATAAGGGATGAAGAGGAGGTAATAGTTTTAGAATTATCTGAAGTGGGGCAGGATTTATCCAGTCTTGAGAATACGCTAGTGGGCCTACAAACCCAGGCAGCAGAGCTGGATAAAGAGCAAAAGGGACATGAAGAGCTGATCCTTAAAGAACAGAATAACATTAATGCAAATCATAGCCTTAAAGAGCAGACGTTAGTGGCGATTACCCAGGCTAAAACAGAGCTGGAGGGTTTAAGTAAGCGCATAGATTCTGAAGGAGCTACGCTTAAAATTTTGGAAGATACCTGTCAACAGGATAAGGAGAGCCTCCTGAATTTTGAGGAGCAAGTCAAAGAAAATGCGGATAAACAACAACAACTGGCCTTGGAGATTAAAAATTCAGAGGGCAGGATTGAGCAGGCGCAGTTGGATATTCAGGAGCAAAATAATCTCCTCAAAGAAACAGAAGATAAATACCGCGGGATTAATGAAGGTGTAAGCGATGCCGTAGGCAAGGTAGAGGCAGACAGGAAAGAATTGGACAACATAAAAAATAAATTATACGAGCTACAGATGCAAAATAAAGACGTAGATTTTAAAATCACTAGCCTTAAAGAGAGGATCCTGCAGTCCTATAAGGCGGATTTGGATATGCCCTGTAATAGCCTCCAGGAGGCAATAGATAAGGATACGCTTTCCCAGGAAATAGAAAAATTAAAAGACAGGTTAGATTCCTATGGCACGGTTAACCTGGTAGCCATAGAAGAATATGACGAATTAAAGAAACGCTATGATTTCCTGACCCAGCAGCAGAATGATCTGGTAACGGCGCGCGAATCAGTGCATGAGGCGATCTTAAAGATTAACCGCACCACTAAAAAAATGTTTTTAGAGACCTTTGAAAAGGTGCGCCTGGAGTTTAAGAATTATTTCCGGCTGCTCTTTAACGGCGGCGATGCCCAGGTTTTTTTAGTTGATGAACAGGACCCGCTGGAATCGGGGATTGAAATTATCTGCCGGCCTCCGGGCAAAAAATTACAGAATGTGCTTTTACTCTCCGGCGGAGAAAAATCCATGTCTGCGATAGCGCTTATTTTTGCCATATTTAAAGTTAAGCCTTCGCCTTTCTGCGTATTGGATGAGATAGACGCTGCCTTGGATGAAGCCAATGTGGACAGGTTCGGCCGCATGCTGCAGGAGTTTATTAGGACCTCCCAGTTTATCGTGATTACCCACAACAAGAAAACCATTGCCAACGCGGACGTGATGTACGGGATCACTATGGAGGAATCCGGGGTTTCTAAGATTGTTTCCGTGAAGTTCGGGGGGAGTAAAGCCGTAAAAGATAAAGAGGCGGATGTAGCCGTAGTTGAACCTGCCGGGGCTTAA
- a CDS encoding helix-turn-helix domain-containing protein, with protein sequence MMNNSALMTIEDLAGYLKVTRRTIYDWLKNNKIPAVKLVGQWRFKKDKIDAWLETKVHS encoded by the coding sequence ATGATGAATAACAGTGCATTAATGACTATTGAAGATTTAGCCGGTTACTTAAAAGTAACCCGCAGGACCATTTATGACTGGCTCAAAAATAATAAGATCCCGGCAGTAAAGCTTGTCGGCCAGTGGCGTTTTAAAAAAGATAAAATTGATGCCTGGTTAGAAACCAAAGTACATTCATAA